In Xiphias gladius isolate SHS-SW01 ecotype Sanya breed wild chromosome 6, ASM1685928v1, whole genome shotgun sequence, a single genomic region encodes these proteins:
- the bend5 gene encoding BEN domain-containing protein 5 isoform X1: MYAFVRFFEDDMCYALPVSNVEDFRPLHKTDFDNQKVYLVHRTEENGSAGQPCEAQILALADTVEEFEDSIMQKKMKIPKMSIDNSGNSIENNFGEERMPLRHKKALSQDHGRPLSNSSKSLAAVVARLERNAANSCMEGEEDLDEDRLAEEGEDAEDEDEDMEAEHQQLSHQQQQQQQHLEVDTDCVSDVAAAVVPRVLYEELVHSYRQQEEEMRRLQQEVERTRRQLVQQAKKLKEYGSLLTEVKELRDFNRRLQDVLLMRLGSEPMHDNGTQTIKAEVVEPIVEAQETCREEANTSSSYSPSPRTVYTCNDGKVHLGGGIWVEEEKWHQLQRTQGDSKFTKNLAVMIWGTETLKNRSVTGVATKKKKDALPKPPLSPSKLKIVRECLYDRVSQETADSAEITQRLSKVNKYICEKIMDINKSIKNEERRESKLLIRQTVKMENFTYDGM; encoded by the exons atgtATGCTTTTGTTAGATTCTTTGAAGACGATATGTGCTACGCGTTGCCCGTTTCAAATGTGGAAGATTTCAGACCTCTGcacaaaacagattttgatAATCAGAAGGTGTATCTGGTTCACAGAACTGAGGAGAATGGCAGCGCAGGCCAGCCGTGCGAAGCACAGATCCTTGCCCTTGCAG ATACAGTAGAGGAATTTGAAGACAGTATAATGCAAAAGAAGATGAAAATTCCCAAGATGTCCATCGACAATTCAGGAAACTCTATTGAGAACAATtttggagaggagagaatgCCACTCAGGCATAAAAAG GCCCTGTCTCAGGACCATGGACGCCCCCTCTCCAACTCCTCCAAGAGCCTGGCAGCAGTAGTGGCTCGCCTGGAGAGAAATGCAGCCAACTCCTGTATGGAGGGCGAAGAGGACCTGGATGAGGACAGGCTGGctgaggagggagaggatgcaGAAGACGAAGATGAAGATATGGAGGCAGAGCATCAGCAACTTAgtcaccagcagcagcaacaacagcagcatttaGAAGTGGATACGGATTGTGTGTCTGATGTAGCCGCAGCCGTGGTTCCAAGAGTATTGTATGAGGAGCTGGTTCACAGCTACAgacaacaggaggaggagatgaggaggctGCAGCAAGAGGTGGAGAGAACCCGTAGGCAGCTGGTACAGCAGGCCAAGAAGCTGAAGGAATATGGCAGCTTGCTGACAGAAGTCAAAGAACTGAGGGACTTCAACAGGAGGCTGCAAGATGTACTTCTTATGAGACTGGGCAGCG AGCCTATGCATGACAATGGCACTCAGACAATCAAGGCTGAAGTGGTTGAACCCATTGTTGAGGCCCAGGAGACATGCAGAGAAGAAGCCAACACCAGTTCCAGCTACTCACCCTCACCTAGAACAGTATACACCTGCAATGATGGGAAG GTACACCTTGGCGGTGGAATTTGggtagaggaggagaagtggCACCAGCTGCAGCGGACCCAGGGAGACTCCAAGTTCACAAAGAACTTGGCTGTAATGATCTGGGGCACAGAAACCCTCAAAAACCGAAGTGTCACAGGAGTGGCcaccaaaaagaagaaagatgcCCTGCCCAAACCTCCACTGTCACCCAGCAAGCTGAAAATCGTCAGAG AATGTCTCTACGACAGAGTTTCTCAAGAGACAGCCGACAGTGCAGAGATTACGCAGAGATTATCCAAAGtgaacaaatacatttgtgaaAAGATAATGGACATCAACAAGTCCATAAAGAACGAGGAGCGGCGTGAGTCCAAGCTGCtcatcagacagacagtcaAGATGGAGAACTTCACCTACGATGGCATGTAG
- the bend5 gene encoding BEN domain-containing protein 5 isoform X2 produces MQKKMKIPKMSIDNSGNSIENNFGEERMPLRHKKALSQDHGRPLSNSSKSLAAVVARLERNAANSCMEGEEDLDEDRLAEEGEDAEDEDEDMEAEHQQLSHQQQQQQQHLEVDTDCVSDVAAAVVPRVLYEELVHSYRQQEEEMRRLQQEVERTRRQLVQQAKKLKEYGSLLTEVKELRDFNRRLQDVLLMRLGSEPMHDNGTQTIKAEVVEPIVEAQETCREEANTSSSYSPSPRTVYTCNDGKVHLGGGIWVEEEKWHQLQRTQGDSKFTKNLAVMIWGTETLKNRSVTGVATKKKKDALPKPPLSPSKLKIVRECLYDRVSQETADSAEITQRLSKVNKYICEKIMDINKSIKNEERRESKLLIRQTVKMENFTYDGM; encoded by the exons ATGCAAAAGAAGATGAAAATTCCCAAGATGTCCATCGACAATTCAGGAAACTCTATTGAGAACAATtttggagaggagagaatgCCACTCAGGCATAAAAAG GCCCTGTCTCAGGACCATGGACGCCCCCTCTCCAACTCCTCCAAGAGCCTGGCAGCAGTAGTGGCTCGCCTGGAGAGAAATGCAGCCAACTCCTGTATGGAGGGCGAAGAGGACCTGGATGAGGACAGGCTGGctgaggagggagaggatgcaGAAGACGAAGATGAAGATATGGAGGCAGAGCATCAGCAACTTAgtcaccagcagcagcaacaacagcagcatttaGAAGTGGATACGGATTGTGTGTCTGATGTAGCCGCAGCCGTGGTTCCAAGAGTATTGTATGAGGAGCTGGTTCACAGCTACAgacaacaggaggaggagatgaggaggctGCAGCAAGAGGTGGAGAGAACCCGTAGGCAGCTGGTACAGCAGGCCAAGAAGCTGAAGGAATATGGCAGCTTGCTGACAGAAGTCAAAGAACTGAGGGACTTCAACAGGAGGCTGCAAGATGTACTTCTTATGAGACTGGGCAGCG AGCCTATGCATGACAATGGCACTCAGACAATCAAGGCTGAAGTGGTTGAACCCATTGTTGAGGCCCAGGAGACATGCAGAGAAGAAGCCAACACCAGTTCCAGCTACTCACCCTCACCTAGAACAGTATACACCTGCAATGATGGGAAG GTACACCTTGGCGGTGGAATTTGggtagaggaggagaagtggCACCAGCTGCAGCGGACCCAGGGAGACTCCAAGTTCACAAAGAACTTGGCTGTAATGATCTGGGGCACAGAAACCCTCAAAAACCGAAGTGTCACAGGAGTGGCcaccaaaaagaagaaagatgcCCTGCCCAAACCTCCACTGTCACCCAGCAAGCTGAAAATCGTCAGAG AATGTCTCTACGACAGAGTTTCTCAAGAGACAGCCGACAGTGCAGAGATTACGCAGAGATTATCCAAAGtgaacaaatacatttgtgaaAAGATAATGGACATCAACAAGTCCATAAAGAACGAGGAGCGGCGTGAGTCCAAGCTGCtcatcagacagacagtcaAGATGGAGAACTTCACCTACGATGGCATGTAG